Proteins co-encoded in one Setaria viridis chromosome 9, Setaria_viridis_v4.0, whole genome shotgun sequence genomic window:
- the LOC117836486 gene encoding uncharacterized protein isoform X4 — protein sequence MEAAAAAAATPERETSAEWGDGVVALGFRVKASSRESPSQKAGNVLEADLRSHWSTATNTKEWILLELQEPCLLSHVRIYNKSVLEWELTAGLRYKPDAFVKVRPRCESPKRDVVYAANHTPCRYLRISCLRGNPIAIFFIQLYGIPVPGLEPELQPLLSYLLPQITSAKQPPSQNMHLQLLKDIASRLPPFLPQIEADLNSIADTPESSVRFLALLAGPFYPILHLVNERDPTRSLFPSADSDALRTSPAATPTISSNFEAQPRRSRSPSSVQPASYLLAFRSETAVLLLRKAHKDKTLGVVCLRASKVLQKLLEPEPFLDKSMSNGVMLSSHACDEIPKSDASSLVLSTDYSCMFGEEFSLLENHFDGSFLSILDIAAVEEGILHVLYAAASQPLLCRKLAEVTSDIWSVLPLVQALLPALRPSLSPGPTEQIDDSFSQWNHPNVQHALSQITVVADCYNVSIVISFTSSSQSLCWLSFILPFITCENSLCFARLVSGAIGTMDSHDNSKEQVDLAVELLEGLLGIIQEAGQYLARSRAALKYVLLAISGHMDDVLTEYKEVMHKLLFILEMLDPFIDPPTSVLKDTVIFGGITAIYLEKQSSASDIALNIIRTAVKRADVLPSLELEWRRGAVAPSVILSILDPHMPLPPDIDLCRSSVHEINNASLAVLDNPAPQTCNPENIDGRDASETTIRAESFEQYNFLFAPEELNQSELTGLCTLKEKGCDVITQTSLDQDNPEGRRTNEKLSSEPFLLDNIAAADYFDAQADYQQLENYQDCELRALEFHRLALNLCMQQEPTFEGHNAGIDALLLAAECYVNPFFLLDFQPNLERLEKIERIHSELMQGNASIVSKNLHLKDLDRKAMSNLEKKRDRSVIDLLLQAARFDCEYQEKIPEGEPYPNNAEDGERSVEISQEALQFADAVTLVRKNQAMLCHFIMKQFQRKGHLCSEILLQSLLFLLHSATELFCPPENVIDIILKSAENLNEQLACLYSCVNAGKKNLDRVKVHGLRRRWTLLQKLVLASSGSDNTREIARTKRDGFRFRSLVPPSTWIQKISDFSRFSSPLPRFLGWMAVSRYAKEYLNERLFLASDFSQLTSLLSIYMDELCLMDGVSTQKVRPAKGEQSNCKHLLLKKETTLSDQRSMAKQFKILLPELHFFFPSMSRLFNAFGESILEAVGLQLKCLPNNAVPDVLCWFSELCLWPYLERIKEHLVAANRISYLRGNIAANVKAVVFYLLESIITEHMEAIIPEMPRIVHILVSLCRASYTDVAFLKSVLCLMKPLISYFLRKGTDNTKVLGHVMEGSNFELLCFEELFEIVRCGKDLEDTSVDKIQVPLLIFILGSMFPDFSFERRIEMLSSLLVWVDCISSDPPSLLCSYLQGFQTLLDGCETVLVQNIELLGVSILSATSQSVESTDSLGVDGIMQLEKNTQDSEEQILVKSTAYYENDGSRKGVYSLHPSSIIEFCGAMEKFISHLTPSIEGSWKWHHQLASGLSLSIAKCLLFANFLKSIAQEETVSSSSEQDVAVKISSELAQKHWQSALEGLGKIILANQETQCWQVASAMLDYIMSMPNVLAWGNVLSATCSAVKGFCSHAPRISWRLQTDKWLSLLVSGGIESFNNSETCLIDLFCTMLSHSEPEQRSIALQQLGRIINSTSSTEADLKSPTYDPNFLTSVSTVTSLLVTHTWDRVAALALHDSSMLLRNHAMALLTEYVPYVDRKHLQSFLASSNSILNGLGQLSGVVEEGYFTRMSLLLLSRACLYSTPGDIALLPECVWQKLENMQTSSGGFGYMEKDLCRALCQLRSESDAKTVVKEVLSGSTCQAVSPDFKSIRDSILQVMSSLSSIEAYFEFFSAKSAQENEKLRLNWSLLKKRNQFITLLCIAVILWFLICHHTTRVVMMLINGSSKYGKIYDPWKSPGLKRKLQYAGKRSCL from the exons atggaggcggcggcggcggcggcggcgacgccggagaGGGAGACGTCGGCGGAGTGGGGCGATGGCGTGGTGGCGCTGGGTTTCCGGGTGAAGGCATCCTCTCGCGAGTCGCCGTCGCAGAAGGCGGGGAACGTGCTGGAGGCCGACCTGCGCTCCCACTGGTCCACCGCCACCAACACCAAGGAATGGatcctccttgagctccag GAGCCGTGCCTCCTCTCCCACGTCCGCATCTACAACAAGTCCGTCCTCGAATGGGAGCTCACCGCCGGTCTGCGCTACAAGCCCGATGCCTTCGTCAAGGTGCGCCCGCGCTGCGAGTCCCCCAAGCGCGACGTGGTCTACGCCGCCAACCACACCCCTTGCCGCTACCTCCGCATCTCCTGCCTTCGCGGCAACCCCAtcgccatcttcttcatccagCTCTATGGCATCCCCGTGCCTGGCCTTGAACCTGAGCTCCAGCCTCTGCTCAGCTACTTGCTCCCGCAAATCACATCGGCCAAACAACCCCCGTCTCAGAACATGCACCTCCAG TTGCTTAAAGACATCGCGAGCAGGCTACCTCCATTTCTGCCCCAGATTGAG GCTGACCTTAATAGCATCGCAGACACCCCAGAGAGCAGTGTGCGTTTCTTGGCTCTGCTTGCTGGTCCATTTTATCCGATCCTTCACCTTGTAAATGAAAG GGATCCTACCAGATCATTGTTCCCTTCTGCTGATTCAGATGCCTTGAGAACTAGTCCGGCTGCTACACCAACCATTTCTTCAAACTTTGAG GCACAACCTAGGAGATCACGGAGTCCATCATCTGTTCAGCCTGCTTCATATTTACTGGCTTTTCGATCTGAAACGGCTGTGCTCCTCTTAAGGAAAGCACATAAAGACAAAACTCTTGGAGTTGTTTGCCTCCGA GCATCAAAAGTATTGCAAAAACTCTTGGAGCCTGAGCCATTTCTAGACAAATCAATGTCTAATGGTGTCATGCTATCGAGCCATGCCTGTGATGAAATTCCTAAAAGTGATGCTTCCAGTCTAGTACTTTCTACAGACTACTCTTGTATGTTTGGAGAGGAATTTAGCCTATTAGAAAATCATTTTGATGGTTCATTCCTGAGTATTTTGGATATCGCTGCTGTGGAAGAAGGCATTCTTCATGTACTGTATGCGGCTGCTTCACAG CCTCTGTTATGTCGCAAGCTTGCTGAAGTTACTTCAGACATTTGGTCTGTCTTACCACTTGTCCAAGCTCTACTTCCAG CACTTCGCCCTTCACTCAGTCCTGGTCCTACTGAGCAGATTGATGATTCTTTTAGCCAATGGAATCATCCAAACGTTCAGCATGCTCTGTCCCAG ATAACTGTGGTTGCAGATTGTTACAATGTCAGTATCGTCATCAGTTTTACATCCTCTTCTCAGAGCTTGTGCTGGTTATCTTTCATCCTACCTTTCATCACAT GTGAAAACAGCCTGTGTTTTGCTCGACTTGTGTCGGGGGCCATTGGCACCATGGATTCCCATGATAACAGCAAAG AACAGGTAGATCTTGCAGTTGAACTTCTGGAGGGCCTCCTGGGTATCATCCAG GAAGCTGGCCAATATCTTGCTCGTTCTCGAGCAGCGCTGAAGTATGTTCTCTTGGCAATTTCTGGGCATATGGATGATGTGCTCACAGAATATAAA GAAGTCATGCATAAGTTACTTTTCATTCTGGAGATGCTAGATCCTTTTATCGATCCTCCTACAAGTGTGTTGAAAGACACAGTAATATTTGGTGGTATCACTGCTATATATTTGGAGAAGCAGTCAAGTGCATCCGATATTGCCTTAAATATTATCCGTACAGCAGTAAAGAGGGCTGATGTTCTCCCTTCTTTGGAACTTGAATGGCGACGAGGAGCAGTCGCCCCAAG TGTAATTCTCTCTATCTTGGATCCGCATATGCCACTTCCTCCAGACATAGACCTCTGCAGAAGTTCAGTGCATGAGATTAATAATGCATCTTTGGCTGTTTTGGATAATCCTGCACCACAGACGTGCAACCCTGAAAATATTGATGGTCGCGATGCCTCTGAAACAACTATTCGGGCTGAAAGTTTTGAACAGTACAATTTTTTGTTTGCTCCTGAAGAATTAAATCAATCTGAGTTGACAGGTCTTTGTACCTTGAAAGAAAAAGGCTGTGATGTAATAACTCAAACAAGTTTGGACCAGGACAACCCTGAAGGCAGAAGAACTAATGAGAAACTATCATCTGAACCTTTCCTGCTAGATAACATCGCTGCAGCTGATTATTTTGATGCACAGGCTGATTATCAACAGCTGGAGAACTACCAGGACTGTGAGTTACGAGCTCTAGAATTTCATCGCTTAGCGCTGAACCTATGCATGCAACAAGAGCCAACATTTGAAGGGCATAATGCTGGAATTGATGCTTTGCTGCTAGCTGCAGAATGTTACGTTAATCCATTTTTTCTCCTGGATTTCCAGCCTAATTTAGAGCGACTGGAGAAGATTGAACGTATCCATTCAGAGTTGATGCAAGGGAATGCCTCCATTGTGTCGAAAAATTTGCACTTGAAAGATTTAGATCGAAAAGCAATGTCTAATttggagaagaagcgggatagaTCTGTCATAGATTTACTCCTGCAAGCTGCAAGATTTGATTGTGAATACCAGGAAAAGATACCTGAGGGGGAACCTTATCCAAATAATGCTGAAGATGGCGAGCGATCTGTAGAAATCTCACAAGAAGCTCTTCAGTTTGCTGATGCGGTAACTTTGGTCAGAAAGAACCAGGCTATGCTCTGCCACTTTATTATGAAGCAATTCCAAAGGAAAGGACACTTGTGTAGTGAAATTCTTCTCCAGAGCTTGTTGTTCTTGTTGCACTCAGCAACCGAATTATTTTGTCCACCAGAGAATGTAATTGATATAATTTTGAAATCTGCTGAAAATCTCAACGAACAGCTTGCATGTCTTTACAGTTGTGTTAATGCAGGGAAAAAGAATCTGGATAGGGTAAAAGTACATGGTCTAAGAAGACGTTGGACCCTTCTCCAGAAGCTGGTTCTGGCTTCATCTGGCAGTGATAATACGAGAGAAATTGCCAGAACTAAAAGAGATGGTTTCCGTTTTAGAAGCTTAGTCCCTCCATCAACATGGATACAGAAGATATCCGATTTCTCCAGGTTTTCTAGCCCACTCCCTCGCTTTCTTGGATGGATGGCAGTGTCTCGTTATGCCAAGGAATATCTAAATGAGAGGCTGTTTCTTGCTTCTGATTTCTCACAGCTTACATCTTTGCTGTCAATTTACATGGATGAACTTTGTTTGATGGATGGAGTTTCAACTCAGAAGGTCAGGCCTGCAAAAGGTGAACAATCTAATTGTAAGCATTTGCTCCTTAagaaggaaactactctgtcaGATCAACGAAGCATGGCCAAACAGTTTAAAATTTTACTGCCAGAACTACATTTCTTCTTTCCAAGCATGAGTAGACTGTTTAATGCATTTGGAGAGAGCATCTTGGAAGCTGTTGGGCTACAGTTAAAATGTCTTCCCAACAATGCAGTACCAGATGTTCTTTGTTGGTTTTCTGAGTTGTGCTTGTGGCCTTATCTCGAACGCATTAAGGAGCATCTTGTAGCTGCAAACCGAATTAGTTACTTGAGAGGAAATATTGCTGCTAATGTGAAGGCAGTTGTTTTCTATCTACTTGAGAGTATTATTACTGAGCACATGGAGGCTATTATTCCTGAAATGCCCAGGATAGTGCACATTCTCGTGTCACTCTGTAGAGCTTCTTATACTGATGTGGCCTTCCTTAAGTCCGTGCTATGTCTAATGAAGCCACTCATCTCCTACTTCTTAAGGAAGGGAACTGATAATACAAAAGTATTGGGTCATGTAATGGAGGGCAGTAATTTTGAGCTGCTTTGTTTTGAAGAATTGTTTGAAATTGTTCGCTGTGGTAAAGATTTAGAGGATACATCTGTAGATAAGATTCAGGTACCCTTGCTTATCTTCATTCTGGGATCAATGTTTCCTGATTTCTCATTTGAGAGGAGGATTGAAATGTTAAGCTCCTTGTTAGTATGGGTGGATTGTATCAGTTCCGATCCACCATCATTGTTATGCAGTTATCTTCAAGGCTTCCAGACACTTCTTGATGGTTGTGAAACTGTGCTAGTTCAAAATATCGAACTACTTGGTGTCAGCATCCTTTCTGCGACAAGCCAATCTGTAGAATCTACTGATTCCTTGGGTGTTGACGGCATCATGCAACTAGAGAAGAACACACAAGATAGTGAAGAGCAAATACTAGTGAAATCCACAGCATATTATGAGAATGATGGAAGTCGTAAGGGTGTTTATTCTCTACATCCAAGTAGTATCATAGAATTTTGTGGTGCGATGGAGAAGTTTATTTCACACCTTACTCCATCTATTGAGGGTAGTTGGAAATGGCACCATCAGTTGGCCTCTGGGCTCTCTTTGTCGATTGCAAAGTGTTTATTGTTTGCAAATTTTTTGAAGTCCATTGCACAGGAAGAGACAGTGTCTAGTAGCAGTGAGCAAGATGTTGCTGTGAAAATTTCCAGTGAGCTTGCACAAAAGCATTGGCAAAGTGCTCTTGAAGGTCTTGGAAAAATTATTTTAGCAAATCAGGAAACACAGTGCTGGCAGGTGGCATCAGCTATGCTTGATTATATAATGAGCATGCCAAACGTCCTTGCTTGGGGTAATGTTCTTAGTGCTACATGCTCTGCAGTCAAGGGCTTCTGCTCTCATGCACCTAGGATATCTTGGAGGCTGCAGACAGATAAGTGGTTATCATTATTGGTTTCTGGTGGAATTGAGAGCTTCAATAACAGCGAGACATGTTTGATTGATCTTTTCTGTACAATGTTGAGTCATTCTGAACCAGAGCAGCGCTCTATTGCATTACAGCAGCTTGGGAGGATTATTAACTCAACAAGTTCCACTGAAGCTGATTTGAAATCTCCTACTTATGACCCAAATTTCCTCACATCTGTCTCAACAGTTACGTCCCTTCTGGTTACTCATACATGGGACAGAGTAGCAGCATTGGCTCTCCATGACTCTTCTATGCTATTAAGGAATCATGCAATGGCATTGCTTACTGAATATGTGCCTTATGTTGATAGGAAGCATCTGCAGTCCTTTCTCGCATCCAGTAACAGTATCCTGAATGGTTTGGGACAACTTTCTGGTGTAGTTGAAGAGGGCTATTTTACACGAATGTCTTTGCTGTTGCTTTCTAGGGCATGTCTTTATTCCACTCCTGGAGATATCGCTCTGCTACCTGAATGTGTTTGGCAGAAGTTGGAAAACATGCAAACATCATCTG GAGGTTTTGGTTATATGGAGAAAGATCTCTGCCGAGCTCTGTGCCAACTAAGAAGTGAATCAGATGCTAAAACC GTTGTGAAAGAAGTTCTCTCCGGATCTACCTGTCAGGCAGTCAGCCCTGATTTTAAGAGCATCCGTGATTCGATTCTTCAG GTGATGTCCTCTTTGAGTTCTATTGAGGCATACTTTGAGTTCTTCTCAGCCAAATCTGCTCAAGAAAATGAG AAGCTGAGATTGAATTGGAGCTTATTGAAAAAGAGAAATCAGTTCATAACTTTGTTGTGCATCGCGGTGATACTGTGGTTCCTGATATGCCATCAT ACCACAAGGGTGGTAATGATGTTAATAAACGGCTCCAGCAAGTACGGGAAAATATACGATCCCT GGAAAAGTCCAGGCTTAAAGAGGAAATTACAGTACGCAGGCAAAAGAAGCTGCTTATAA